Proteins found in one Cellulomonas palmilytica genomic segment:
- a CDS encoding DUF7910 domain-containing protein — protein sequence MPAMPICRQPIIDHRGGTIVSLHVTALTREDGTGLRAPWAYGAPPVGPDALRLTGALTAQVGADGTAEVRTLVAQDLAPAIVDRPAGTLERELHRVFVPAGTEGPTAVHAALLLAVEEWNGTTRDAVAQDVIDALAPTLADAVGSTVRARLKDDEPQGLTGGAVLGGSITGLRDTLASWPREDFALVQTSLLVPAAADAGSLAQELVVTGPADDTYRLRLEWRIRHLPVADDVLHLQVHYGDFVVAEAGGRQTLVANRPRPSDWETFGLVRLGGDRVALLAPNGDYISAAGGGGREVLAVGDRIGEWETFRVEEVMTDRIALRAFNGHYVSAYHGGGRELVANRPVRDEYEVFTLHRP from the coding sequence ATGCCCGCCATGCCCATCTGCCGTCAGCCGATCATCGACCACCGCGGCGGCACGATCGTCTCGCTGCACGTCACCGCGCTGACCCGCGAGGACGGCACCGGGCTGCGCGCCCCGTGGGCCTACGGCGCGCCGCCCGTCGGCCCCGACGCGCTGCGGCTCACCGGTGCGCTCACCGCGCAGGTCGGCGCCGACGGCACCGCCGAGGTCCGCACGCTCGTCGCGCAGGACCTCGCGCCCGCGATCGTCGACCGCCCCGCGGGCACGCTCGAGCGCGAGCTGCACCGCGTGTTCGTCCCCGCCGGCACCGAGGGCCCCACCGCCGTGCACGCCGCGCTGCTGCTCGCAGTCGAGGAGTGGAACGGCACGACGCGCGACGCCGTCGCGCAGGACGTCATCGACGCGCTCGCGCCGACCCTCGCCGACGCGGTCGGCAGCACAGTCCGCGCCCGCCTCAAGGACGACGAGCCGCAGGGCCTGACCGGCGGCGCCGTCCTCGGCGGCAGCATCACCGGGCTGCGCGACACGCTCGCGTCCTGGCCCCGCGAGGACTTCGCCCTCGTCCAGACGTCCCTGCTCGTCCCCGCCGCGGCCGACGCCGGGTCACTCGCGCAGGAGCTCGTCGTCACCGGACCCGCCGACGACACCTACCGTCTGCGTCTCGAGTGGCGCATCCGCCACCTGCCCGTCGCCGACGACGTCCTGCACCTGCAGGTGCACTACGGCGACTTCGTCGTCGCCGAGGCCGGCGGCCGCCAGACGCTCGTCGCGAACCGCCCTCGTCCCAGCGACTGGGAGACGTTCGGGCTCGTCCGCCTCGGCGGTGACCGCGTCGCGCTGCTCGCCCCCAACGGCGACTACATCTCCGCCGCCGGCGGCGGGGGCCGCGAGGTGCTCGCCGTCGGCGACCGGATCGGCGAGTGGGAGACGTTCCGCGTCGAGGAGGTCATGACCGACCGCATCGCCCTGCGCGCGTTCAACGGCCACTACGTGTCCGCCTACCACGGCGGCGGTCGTGAGCTCGTCGCGAACCGGCCCGTCCGCGACGAGTACGAGGTCTTCACCCTCCACCGCCCCTGA
- a CDS encoding phosphatase PAP2 family protein: MVGGERRDDDAWRARVRRWRRPVVEVVLLVVGYAVFFGVHDLVGTDEVQATHNAQRLDSIERAVGLDVELGANRWLAGQPALIAASVLYYRLYYLPLVAVLLWLILRRADTYRVLRVTLLVVAALALVCYWLLPTSPPRFAMPGIVDIIAENDPVAGESTRDLSTGRNHFSAFPSMHVGWAALAAYFVWFTLRRERPRVAWLAWLFPAGMVVVVIVTGNHYALDVVGSALLLTVALAVTRPWARVRGGGG, from the coding sequence GTGGTAGGTGGGGAGCGGCGCGACGACGACGCGTGGCGCGCGCGAGTGCGCCGGTGGCGGCGGCCGGTGGTGGAGGTGGTGCTGCTCGTCGTCGGGTACGCGGTGTTCTTCGGCGTGCACGACCTCGTCGGGACCGACGAGGTGCAGGCGACGCACAACGCCCAGCGACTCGACTCGATCGAGCGGGCCGTCGGGCTCGACGTCGAGCTGGGCGCGAACCGGTGGCTCGCCGGGCAGCCGGCGCTGATCGCCGCGTCGGTCCTCTACTACCGCCTGTACTACCTGCCGCTGGTGGCCGTGCTGCTGTGGCTGATCCTGCGGCGCGCGGACACGTACCGGGTGCTGCGCGTGACGCTGCTCGTCGTCGCCGCCCTGGCGCTGGTCTGCTACTGGCTGCTGCCGACGTCCCCGCCCCGGTTCGCGATGCCGGGGATCGTCGACATCATCGCGGAGAACGACCCGGTCGCGGGCGAGAGCACCCGCGACCTGTCGACGGGCCGCAACCACTTCTCGGCGTTCCCGAGCATGCACGTCGGGTGGGCGGCGCTCGCGGCGTACTTCGTGTGGTTCACGCTGCGCCGCGAGCGTCCGCGGGTCGCGTGGCTCGCGTGGCTGTTCCCGGCGGGCATGGTCGTCGTCGTCATCGTCACGGGCAACCACTACGCGCTGGACGTCGTCGGCAGCGCGCTGCTGCTGACGGTGGCACTGGCGGTGACCCGGCCGTGGGCGCGCGTCAGGGGCGGTGGAGGGTGA
- the nrdF gene encoding class 1b ribonucleoside-diphosphate reductase subunit beta — protein MTPTGKLKLVDRVSAINWNRLQDEKDLEVWDRLVGNFWLPEKVPVSNDIQSWATLTEAEKTMTTRVFTGLTLLDTIQGTVGAVSLIPDALTPHEEAVYTNIAFMESVHAKSYSSIFSTLISTKEIDEAFRWSEENPNLQRKAEIVLNYYRGDEPLKRKVASTMLESFLFYSGFYAPMYWASRAKLTNTADLIRLIIRDEAVHGYYIGYKFQKGLELISPAERAELKDYTFELLFELYDNEVEYTQDLYDELGLTEDVKKFLRYNANKALMNLGYEALFPRDETDVNPAILSALSPNADENHDFFSGSGSSYVIGKAVNTEDDDWDF, from the coding sequence ATGACCCCCACGGGGAAGCTGAAGCTGGTCGACCGGGTCTCGGCGATCAACTGGAACCGGCTCCAGGACGAGAAGGACCTCGAGGTCTGGGACCGTCTGGTCGGCAACTTCTGGCTGCCGGAGAAGGTGCCGGTCTCGAACGACATCCAGTCGTGGGCGACCCTCACCGAGGCCGAGAAGACGATGACGACGCGCGTCTTCACGGGCCTGACGCTCCTGGACACGATCCAGGGCACCGTCGGCGCGGTCAGTCTCATCCCCGACGCGCTCACGCCGCACGAGGAGGCCGTCTACACGAACATCGCGTTCATGGAGTCGGTGCACGCCAAGTCGTACTCCTCGATCTTCTCGACGCTGATCTCCACCAAGGAGATCGACGAGGCGTTCCGCTGGTCGGAGGAGAACCCGAACCTGCAGCGCAAGGCCGAGATCGTCCTCAACTACTACCGGGGTGACGAGCCGCTCAAGCGCAAGGTCGCCTCGACCATGCTCGAGTCGTTCCTGTTCTACTCGGGCTTCTACGCGCCCATGTACTGGGCGTCGCGCGCCAAGCTCACCAACACGGCCGACCTGATCCGCCTGATCATCCGTGACGAGGCCGTGCACGGGTACTACATCGGCTACAAGTTCCAGAAGGGCCTCGAGCTCATCTCGCCGGCCGAGCGCGCGGAGCTCAAGGACTACACGTTCGAGCTGCTCTTCGAGCTCTACGACAACGAGGTCGAGTACACGCAGGACCTGTACGACGAGCTCGGCCTCACCGAGGACGTCAAGAAGTTCCTGCGGTACAACGCCAACAAGGCCCTCATGAACCTGGGCTACGAGGCGCTGTTCCCGCGCGACGAGACGGACGTCAACCCGGCGATCCTGTCCGCACTCTCCCCGAACGCCGACGAGAACCACGACTTCTTCTCCGGCTCGGGCTCGTCCTACGTGATCGGCAAGGCCGTCAACACGGAAGACGACGACTGGGACTTCTGA
- the nrdE gene encoding class 1b ribonucleoside-diphosphate reductase subunit alpha translates to MLNLYSADGKIQFDKDREAARAYFLQHVNQNTVFFHDLEEKLEYLVENKYYDPAVLAQYDRAFVKTLFQYAYSKKFRFQTFLGAFKYYTSYTLKTFDGKRYLERFEDRVCMVALALAEGDEDFATSLVDEIISGRFQPATPTFLNLGKAQRGEPVSCFLLRIEDNMESIARGINSALQLSKRGGGVALLLSNIREHGAPIKHIENQSSGVIPVMKLLEDSFSYANQLGARQGAGAVYLHAHHPDIYRFLDTKRENADEKIRIKTLSLGVVIPDITFELAKKNEPMYLFSPYDVERVYGKPFADIDVTEKYYEMVENASIRKTKINAREFFQTLAEIQFESGYPYIMFEDTVNRANPIEGKVTHSNLCSEILQVSTPSTFNEDLSYDHVGRDISCNLGSMNIALSMDSPDLGKTVETAIRALTAVSDQTDIESVPSVKRANRGGHAIGLGQMNLHGYLARERIFYGSDEGLDFTNIYFYTVAYHAIRASNLLAQERGSSFYGFEKSKYATGEYFTKYIENQWAPRTQRVAQLFADAGVHIPTQDDWRELAALVKEHGLYNQNLQAVPPTGSISYINHSTSSIHPIASKIEIRKEGKIGRVYYPAPFMTNDNLEYYQDAYEIGYEKIIDTYAEATQHVDQGLSLTLFFKDTATTRDLNKAQIYAWRKGIKTIYYIRLRQLALEGTEVEGCVSCML, encoded by the coding sequence ATGCTGAACCTGTACAGCGCCGACGGGAAGATCCAGTTCGACAAGGACCGCGAGGCGGCCCGGGCGTACTTCCTGCAGCACGTCAACCAGAACACGGTCTTCTTCCACGACCTCGAGGAGAAGCTCGAGTACCTGGTCGAGAACAAGTACTACGACCCGGCGGTGCTCGCGCAGTACGACCGCGCGTTCGTCAAGACGCTGTTCCAGTACGCGTACTCGAAGAAGTTCCGCTTCCAGACGTTCCTCGGCGCGTTCAAGTACTACACGTCGTACACGCTCAAGACGTTCGACGGGAAGCGCTACCTGGAGCGGTTCGAGGACCGCGTGTGCATGGTCGCGCTCGCGCTGGCGGAGGGCGACGAGGACTTCGCGACCTCGCTCGTCGACGAGATCATCTCCGGCCGGTTCCAGCCCGCGACCCCCACGTTCCTCAACCTCGGCAAGGCGCAGCGCGGCGAGCCCGTGTCCTGCTTCCTGCTGCGCATCGAGGACAACATGGAGTCCATCGCGCGCGGCATCAACTCCGCGCTGCAGCTCTCCAAGCGCGGCGGCGGCGTGGCGCTGCTGCTGTCGAACATCCGTGAGCACGGTGCGCCGATCAAGCACATCGAGAACCAGAGCTCCGGCGTCATCCCCGTGATGAAGCTGCTCGAGGACTCGTTCTCGTACGCCAACCAGCTCGGTGCCCGCCAGGGTGCCGGCGCGGTGTACCTGCATGCGCACCACCCGGACATCTACCGGTTCCTCGACACCAAGCGTGAGAACGCGGACGAGAAGATCCGCATCAAGACGCTGTCGCTCGGCGTCGTGATCCCGGACATCACGTTCGAGCTCGCCAAGAAGAACGAGCCGATGTACCTGTTCTCGCCGTACGACGTCGAGCGCGTGTACGGCAAGCCGTTCGCGGACATCGACGTGACCGAGAAGTACTACGAGATGGTCGAGAACGCGTCGATCCGCAAGACCAAGATCAACGCGCGCGAGTTCTTCCAGACGCTCGCCGAGATCCAGTTCGAGTCGGGCTACCCGTACATCATGTTCGAGGACACGGTGAACCGGGCCAACCCGATCGAGGGCAAGGTCACGCACTCGAACCTGTGCTCGGAGATCCTGCAGGTCTCCACGCCGTCGACGTTCAACGAGGACCTCTCGTACGACCACGTCGGCCGTGACATCTCCTGCAACCTCGGCTCGATGAACATCGCGCTGTCGATGGACTCGCCGGACCTCGGCAAGACCGTCGAGACCGCGATCCGCGCGCTCACGGCCGTGTCCGACCAGACCGACATTGAGTCGGTCCCGTCGGTCAAGCGCGCCAACCGCGGCGGCCACGCGATCGGCCTCGGCCAGATGAACCTGCACGGGTACCTGGCGCGCGAGCGGATCTTCTACGGCTCCGACGAGGGCCTCGACTTCACGAACATCTACTTCTACACGGTCGCGTACCACGCGATCCGTGCGTCGAACCTGCTCGCGCAGGAGCGCGGCTCGTCGTTCTACGGCTTCGAGAAGTCGAAGTACGCGACCGGCGAGTACTTCACCAAGTACATCGAGAACCAGTGGGCGCCCCGCACGCAGCGCGTGGCTCAGCTCTTCGCCGACGCCGGCGTGCACATCCCGACGCAGGACGACTGGCGTGAGCTCGCCGCGCTCGTGAAGGAGCACGGCCTGTACAACCAGAACCTGCAGGCGGTCCCGCCGACGGGCTCGATCTCGTACATCAACCACTCGACGAGCTCGATCCACCCGATCGCGTCGAAGATCGAGATCCGCAAGGAAGGCAAGATCGGCCGCGTCTACTACCCGGCGCCGTTCATGACGAACGACAACCTGGAGTACTACCAGGACGCGTACGAGATCGGCTACGAGAAGATCATCGACACGTACGCCGAGGCCACGCAGCACGTGGACCAGGGCCTGTCGCTGACGCTGTTCTTCAAGGACACCGCCACCACGCGTGACCTCAACAAGGCGCAGATCTACGCCTGGCGCAAGGGCATCAAGACGATCTACTACATCCGCCTCCGCCAGCTCGCCCTGGAGGGGACGGAGGTGGAGGGTTGCGTCAGTTGCATGCTGTGA
- the nrdI gene encoding class Ib ribonucleoside-diphosphate reductase assembly flavoprotein NrdI, translated as MSALVYFSSASNNTHRFVEKLGLPAQRIPLRPAEPFLHVTEPYVLVVPTYGGGNEGGAVPRQVVKFLNDAANRALIRGVIAAGNTNFGEAYCIAGDIVAAKCHVPYLYGFELMGTNEDVHRVREGLERFWQRQSLISA; from the coding sequence ATGAGCGCGCTCGTCTACTTCTCCTCGGCGTCCAACAACACGCACCGCTTCGTGGAGAAGCTGGGCCTGCCGGCCCAGCGGATCCCGCTGCGCCCCGCCGAGCCCTTCCTGCACGTCACGGAGCCGTACGTGCTGGTCGTGCCGACGTACGGGGGCGGCAACGAGGGCGGTGCCGTCCCGCGGCAGGTCGTGAAGTTCCTCAACGACGCGGCCAACCGCGCCCTCATCCGCGGGGTCATCGCAGCGGGCAACACCAACTTCGGCGAGGCGTACTGCATCGCGGGGGACATCGTCGCGGCCAAGTGCCACGTCCCCTACCTGTACGGCTTCGAGCTCATGGGAACGAACGAGGACGTGCACCGCGTCCGCGAGGGATTGGAACGGTTTTGGCAGCGACAGTCACTGATTTCCGCGTAG
- the nrdH gene encoding glutaredoxin-like protein NrdH, translated as MTITVYSKPACVQCNATYRALDKLGADYTVVDISEDADARDYVMSLGHLQAPVVIADGDHWSGYRPDRIKALAERLEAATVA; from the coding sequence ATGACGATCACGGTCTACAGCAAGCCGGCCTGCGTGCAGTGCAACGCGACCTACCGTGCTCTCGACAAGCTGGGCGCGGACTACACGGTCGTGGACATCAGCGAGGACGCCGACGCCCGCGACTACGTGATGTCGCTCGGGCACCTGCAGGCGCCGGTCGTCATCGCGGACGGTGACCACTGGTCCGGCTACCGCCCCGACCGGATCAAGGCGCTCGCCGAGCGCCTCGAGGCCGCGACCGTCGCCTGA
- a CDS encoding SDR family oxidoreductase produces MSVVVTGATGHLGRLVVEGLLDAGVAPGDVVAGGRRTERLADLAARGVRVATVDYDRPETLADAFAGADTLVLVSGSEVGRRIPQHTAAVEAAQTAGVRRVVYTSAPHADTSTLVVVPEHKATEELLAASGLVVTVLRNNWYTENYVATLGQAAATGEVVGSAGDGRVASATRADFAGGVVAVVTGSGHDGRTYELSGDHAWTYDELAAAAAEVLGRPVTYRRVTADEQRAGLLAAGLDEGTAGFLVAMDQDIASGALADATDTLRTLLGRPTTPLVDGLRAAWQESSRDV; encoded by the coding sequence ATGTCCGTCGTCGTCACCGGTGCCACCGGTCACCTGGGCCGTCTCGTCGTCGAGGGTCTGCTGGACGCGGGGGTCGCGCCGGGCGACGTGGTCGCAGGCGGACGGCGCACCGAGCGGCTCGCGGACCTCGCGGCGCGCGGCGTGCGGGTCGCGACGGTCGACTACGACCGCCCGGAGACGCTCGCGGACGCGTTCGCGGGTGCCGACACGCTCGTGCTGGTGTCCGGCTCCGAGGTCGGCCGGCGCATCCCGCAGCACACCGCGGCGGTCGAGGCCGCGCAGACCGCCGGCGTGCGGCGCGTCGTCTACACGAGCGCGCCGCACGCGGACACGAGCACGCTCGTCGTCGTGCCGGAGCACAAGGCGACCGAGGAGCTCCTGGCCGCCTCCGGGCTCGTCGTGACCGTGCTGCGCAACAACTGGTACACGGAGAACTACGTGGCGACGCTCGGCCAGGCGGCCGCGACGGGCGAGGTCGTCGGGTCGGCCGGCGACGGGCGCGTGGCGTCAGCGACGCGCGCGGACTTCGCGGGCGGCGTCGTCGCGGTCGTCACGGGCAGCGGGCACGACGGGCGGACCTACGAGCTGTCGGGCGACCACGCGTGGACGTACGACGAGCTCGCGGCGGCGGCCGCGGAGGTGCTGGGCCGCCCGGTGACGTACCGCCGCGTGACGGCCGACGAGCAGCGCGCCGGGCTGCTGGCGGCGGGGCTCGACGAGGGGACCGCGGGGTTCCTCGTGGCGATGGACCAGGACATCGCGTCCGGGGCGCTCGCGGACGCGACCGACACCCTGCGGACCCTCCTGGGCCGCCCGACGACGCCGCTCGTGGACGGCCTGCGAGCGGCGTGGCAGGAGTCGTCGCGAGACGTGTGA